Genomic segment of Rhodococcus rhodochrous:
TACCCATCGAAGCGAGGAAATCAACCCCGCTGAGGTCGACAATCAGTCCGGAGATGTCGGTGTCGAGAAGTGCGAGGGCTTCCTGCTCCAGGAGCGGGGCGCTCGTCATGTCGACTTCGCCGTTGACGGACAACACGGCCACGGAGCCGTTGCGGGTCGTGGAAATAGTCATATGCGGATGCGCGGTCATGGGATCGTTCACCTTGTCATCATGCAAGATCGTGCCGATAGACGCACACATCGGTCCGTCGGCCGTAGCCGCGACCCTCCGTGACCACCCTGTGACCATGCCGTCGTGGAGTCTGTAATGTTCCCTTTCGAGCAGGGAGGGAGGGGCGCCGAGTGGACATGCACCGAGCGCAGAGCGAGTCGGTCGAACCACCGTCGTTGCTCCTCATCGAGGACGATCCGGGTGACGCGCTCATCGTGGAGGAACTCGTCGTCGACAGCGCCCCCGAGATGACCGTCGTGTGGGTACAGACACTTGCGCAGGCCCGCGACGAACTCGCCACATCGGCTCCCGACTGCGTACTTCTCGACCTCCACCTGCCCGATGCGAGCGGGCTCGAAGCCGTTGCCCGCATCCAGGAGATCACAGATTCCGTCCCCATCGTCGTCCTCACCGGCCTCGCGGAGGAACAGACCGGCCTCGCCGCGTTGTCCGTGGGCGCCCAGGACTATCTCGTCAAGGGACGTGTCGAACCCGATCTGTTCGGCCGCGCCGTCCGCTACGCCATCCAGCGAAAGCAGACCGAGATCGCGGCGGCCGAACTCCAGGCGAGCCAGCTGCACGCACAGGAGAACGCCCGACTCGAACGCGGACTGCTCCCGTCCCCGCTCCTGCGCAACGGTCAGGAGTTCGACGTCGTCTCCCGCTACCGCCCCGGCCGGTCGTCCGCTCTTCTCGGCGGCGACTTCTACGACGTCGTGCAGACCGACGACGGCACCGTCCACGTTCTCATCGGCGACGTCTCCGGCCACGGCCCCGACGAGGCAGCCCTCGGCGTCGGGTTGCGCATCGCGTGGCGCACGCTCGTGCTCAGCGGGGTCGACGGCCCCCGCCGTTTGCACCAACTCGAGGAGATCCTCGTCGCGGAGCGCACGGAGAGTCGCTTCTTCGCCTCGATGACGAACCTCACGATGTGTGCCGACCGCAGCACCGTCGAGGTCATGCGGGCCGGTCATCCCGGTCTGCTGCTCCGACATGGCGGAACCATCGACTGGGTCGAAGCGCCCGGTGGTCCGGCTCTCGGCCTGCTGCCGGGTGTGGCCACCTGGCCCGTCCACACGATGGAGTTGCCCGAGGACGGCGCGATCGTGCTGTTCACCGACGGATTGTTCGAGGGGCATCGCGGCGACGGCCCGGAACGACTCGGTGAGGAAGGACTCCTCGAGCTCGCGCGCGAACGCGCTCATCTGCCGGCCGCCGAGTTCACCGACTCGCTGATCGACGGTGCCGAGAAACTCGCGGACAGTAGGGGAGGACTGTCCGACGACGTCGCAGTCGTCCACGTGCAATGGAACAGGAAGTGATCACCACCGCATGACGAACAACGACGCAACGGGGGAGGCGGGAGACGTGCGTCGTTCGCCGTCCCGCGGGCTGACGGTCCAGGGCTGGTTCCTCCTCGTACTGGGCGTGATGGGGCTGCTGGTCGTCGTCGGCACTGTGGTCGGCAGCCACTTCCTCCGTGAGACGACGGAGTACTCCAACTACGTGCGCGACCGAATCCAGCCCGCCCGCGTCGAGGCGTACCGGTTGCAGTCGGCGCTGATCAACCAGGAGACGGGCGCGCGGGGTTACATCCTCGCCGCCGACCCCGAGTTCCTCCGCCCCTACGAGGACGGACGACGCGACGAGGAGGCCGCGGCCGCCGAGTTGCGTGCCCTCGTCGGCGACGAGGAGGACCTGATGGCGGATCTCGAAGCGATCGAAAGGCACGCAGCGGAATGGCGGCGCGTGTACGCCGAACCCCTCATCTCCACTGTTGTGCCGGGAGAGCCCCGGTTCGTCGACCCCGCCGCCGTCGCAGCGGGGCGTGATGCCTTCGACAGGATCCGGGCCGCATTCGCCGTCCAGAACGCCGACCTCACGCAGGCCCGAGAAGACGGCATCGCCACCCTCGAGGACACCCGGACCACGCGGGATCGCATCCTCGCCGGCATGGTCGTGGTCTTCCTCCTCACCGGCGTCGGTCTGGCCGTTCTGCTCCAGATGATCGTGGTCCGACCGATCCAGCGGCTGCGGCAGGCCTCGCGCAAGGTGGTCGCGGGGGAGAACTTCGACGTCGAGATCGAACCGCAGGGTCCCGCCGACATCCGGGCACTCGGCCGGGATGTCGAGGACATGCGTGAGCGGATCGTGCGCGAACTGCAGGTCGCGCACGAACGCGAGGAGCAACTCGAGAACCAGACGACGGAACTGCGACGCTCGAACTCCGAACTCGAACAGTTCGCCTACGTCGCCTCCCACGACCTGCAGGAGCCGCTCCGCAAGGTCGCGTCCTTCTGTCAGCTGCTCGAGAAGCGCTACGGCGACCAGCTCGACGAACGCGGCAGCCACTACATCGCCTTCGCGGTCGACGGCGCGAAGCGTATGCAGGTGCTCATCAACGACCTGTTGACCTTCTCGCGGGTCGGACGAGTCAGCGACGCGCACGTCCGCACCGAACTGGACGTGACCCTCGACGCGGCCCTGACGAACATCTCCCAGGCGGTCGAGGAATCCGGGGCGAAGATCTCCCGGCCCGAGTCCCTGCCGACGATCGTGGGCGATCCCACACTGATGATCATGTTGTGGCAGAACCTGATCGGAAACGCGATCAAGTTCCGCCACGAGGACCGGCCCGTGGAGATCCGGATCGACTGTGAGGAGATCGTCGACGAGGGTGACGAGTTCTGGCGATTCTCCGTGCAGGACAACGGAATCGGTATCGCCGAGGAGTTCGCCGACAAGGTCTTCGTGATCTTCCAGAGGCTGCACGGCCGGGACGTCTACACCGGCACCGGCATCGGCCTGGCGATCTGCCGCAAGATCGTCGAATACCACGGTGGAGAGATCTGGCTCGACCCGCAGTATCGGGACGGCAGTCGCTTCTGCTTTACGATGCCCAAGGCAGACGACAGCATGTCTGCAACCGAAGTCGCTCTGAAAGGGGCATCTGCATGAGCGTTTCCGGGCGGCCGATCGACGTCCTCCTCGTCGAGGACGACCCCGGCGACGAATTGATGACGCGCGAAGCGTTCGAGGACAACAAGATCGGAAACACCCTCCACGTGGTCCGCGACGGCGAGGAGGCACTCGACTTCCTCTACCGGCGCGGTCAGTACGAGAATGCCCCTCGGCCCGACCTGATCCTCCTCGACCTGAACCTGCCCAAGTACGACGGACGGCAGGTCCTCGAGCAGGTCAAGTCCGACTCCGACCTCACCGACATCCCCGTCGTGGTCCTCACCACCTCGGCAGCGGAAGAGGACATCCTCCGCAGCTACAAGCTGCACGCCAACGCGTACGTGACGAAGCCGGTCGACCTCGACCAGTTCATCCGCGCGGTGCGCCAGATCGACGAGTTCTTCGTCCAGGTGGTGCGCCTGCCGCGACGCTGAGCGCGCACGGTCACAGACGAAAATCGGGCGGATCCTTTCGAAGGATCCGCCCGATTCGTGTCCGTGGAGGTTGCCGGTCAGACTCCGAAGTCGGCCTTCACCTGCTGGGTGCGCTTGTGCTCGACGAAGAAGGACAGGAACGGGATGGTGCCCGCCAGGAGCGTCCACACCGTCCGGGCGATCGGCCAGCGCACCTTGATGGACAGGTCGAAGGTGAGGACCAGGTACACCGCGTACACCCAGCCGTGCACGATCGCGATCCAGGCCGGCACGTTCTCGACACCGATGATGTACTTGGCGACCATCTCACCGGTGAGGATGAGCAGCCAGATACCGGTCGCGTAGGCGAGCACGCGGTAACGCAGAAGAGCGGACCGGATCTTCTTCCGGTCGGCCTCACTGACGACGCGCGGCGTGGTGGCCTGGCCGGACGCCTGCTCGGGGGTCGTGCTCACTGAGCGCTCCTATCGGACCTGCGCGCCAGTTGCGCGAGGTACTCGTTGTACTCGTTGATCTGTTGTGCGTCGGGATCCGCGGCCTCCTGCTCGCGTGCCTCGGCGAGCGTGCGCGGTCGGGTGGGAAGAAGATCCTCGGGGATCTCGGTGGGCTCGTCCGAATCGGACGGGCGTCGTCCGCCGGTGCTCTCGGCTTCCTGCTCCTCCGCCTCGAGGCGGACGAAGCGCCGGTAGGCGTAGACGCAGAAGAAGGCGAACGCGGGCCACTGGAGGGCGTAGCCGAGATTCTGGTAGGTGCCGCCGACCGCTTCGAAACGGACCCACTGCCAGTAACCGAGGCCGAGGCATCCGGCCGCGGCCACCAGGACCAGGATGATCAGGGCCAACCGGCGGGGAGGGCGATGCTCGGACACGCCCTCGACGGTACCCGAACGGTGCACCGACCTGCCAAGACCGGTCGGTGCACCGTGGGTGAGGTCACGTGGTGCGCGAGGGGGGACTCGAACCCCCACGTCCTATGGACACTGCGTCCTAAGCGCAGCGCGTCTGCCGTTCCGCCACTCGCGCGTCACGGACACAATACGTCACGAGGACGGCTCTTCCCTACGGAAGGTGAAGCGGCGCCGCCCGGCCCAGGTCGGTGTCTGGGTGTGGCAGTTGGGGCACAGAAACCGGACGTTGTCGGGTCTCGAATCGTTGGGATTTCCGTCGATGTGGTCGACGTGGAAGACCAACGGCCGGCCGTACCAATATGGCTCCGTGCCGCAACCTTCGCATTCGTGTGGGCGACCGGACTCGATGAGAGCCCGACGCAGTAGATGAGGTTTGGTTCGTGGCGAGCCTGCCGGTGTCTCGACCAGGATCGTGGTCCAGTGCCGCTTCACCACAGGTCCACCCTGAACGGGAGGGCGGCCGGTGAAGTGGGACGTATCGATACCGAGTGCCCTGATCCTGCGGGTCAGATGCGTGTGATGTCCTCCGTTGGGTTTGAGACCGAAGTACCGCATGACGTCGGCGAAGTTGACGCAGCTGCGAACTGCCTCTTCGAGCATCTCCTTCGTGTACTTGACCGGTCGCGTCACCGTGTCCCCGCTTCCACCTCGATGCTCGACTCGGCTGGAGCCGCGTCGAGGGCTCGGATCGGTCGGTTGTGTCGGATCCTCCTGCCCCAGGTGGGTGTCTGGCTGTGGCAGTTGGGGCACAGGAAGCGGAGGTTCTCCGGACGGGAATCGTTCGGATTGCCGTCGATGTGGTCGACGTGCAGTGCGAGCGGCGATTTCCGCCATTCCGGACCGGTGCCGCAGTTCTCGCACCTGTGCGACCGCCCGGATTCGATGAGCGCTCGTCTGAGGCGGGCAGCTTCTCTGCGGTTGGAGCCGGCCGGTGAGACCGTGAGCACCTCCGACCAGTGCAGGCGGTTCCGAGGCGGTATCCCCTTCTGGTGGGCCATACCCCGGAAGTGGGACGTGTCGATTCCGTAGAGCTTGATTCGTCGGCTGATGTTGGCATGGTTGCCGCCGTCTTCGCGTAATCCGAATTGCCTCAACACGCCCGCGACGCTGGTCGCCTTCGCGACCGCCTCCTCGAGGACCTCCCGCGTGTACTTCACCCTTCTCCCCACCGTGCCCCCTGTCGAATATTTGTTCGATTCGCCCGAAAGCTATCGCAGGGCGCCGACACGTTTTCGATCTTGCGATGCACGATCCGCGACGGCCGTCAATGGGTAACGATTTGATAACGAAAAACGTGAGGGATTCCTCGGGTTCATGGACGTCCACGCATCGACGCAGCCAGGAGTGATTCCGGTTACCGACCAGTTACTTTCAAGCAGTCGTGTGAGGGAAATCACTGGTGGGGGAGGTGTCGAGCAAACTGCGCGAAACAAAACATGAGGAACCCCTCATGATTTTGTGCGAACCTTGGCGTGCCCGAACAGCGGACCACTAGTCCAGCAGCACACCGGCGCGCAGCGCTGACACACGAAGCCTCGACGCCGGGGTGTTCAGGAGAGGAACCACACGCGTGACGATCGACGAGACCACACCAGGCGACAACGGACGGAACTCGAAGGCATCACGACGCACCACCGATCGGTCCACGGCAGCCGCTCCGGCCCGTGCCCTGGTCGACAAGCTCCTCGCGGGTGAGCCCTACGCGCTCGCATTCGGCGGCCAGGGAGCCCCCTGGCTGACCTCGCTCGAGGAGCTCAGCCGCGACAACGGACTCGAACCGGTCCTCACCGACCTGGTCAACCGCGCCACCGCGCACCTCGCCCCGGTCGCGAGCGACCTCGTCGTGGTCCGTCCGACGGGCTTCGACCCCGTCGCGTGGATCCTCGAGGCCGAACTCGCCGACGAGGACGACGCGCCCACCGGCCCCTCCGAAGCCGCTCTCACCTCCGCCGCCGTGTCGCTTCCCGGCGTCTTCCTCACTCAGGTCGCCGCACTGCGTGCGCTCGCGAACCAGGGCCTCGACGTCGACTCCGTCGCGCCGAGTGCGGTCATCGGCCACTCGCAGGGCGTCCTCGCCGTCGAGTCCGTCGCCGCCGCCGGCCGCAAGGACGCCGAGATCCTCGCGATCGCCCAGCTCATCGGTGCCGCCGCGACCCTCGTCGGACGTCGTCGCGGCCTGATCTCCGGCGCCGGCAAGTACCCGATGCTCGCCGTCGCCAACGTCGACCCCGAGCGCCTGCGCGCGATCGTCGCCGAGGTCTTCGAGGGCCAGGATGCCGAGCGCAGCGCCGTCGTCGCGATCCGCAACGCCCGGCGTCGTGTCGTGCTGTCGGGCCCGCCCGCCGCCCTCGAGCGCGTGCAGCAGCGCTGTGAGCAGATCTCCGCCGCGGAGACCCGCGAGCGTGAGGCCAAGAAGCGCGGTGGCGCCGTGTTCTCCCCGACCTTCGAGCCCGTCGCGGCCGAGGTCGGCTTCCATCACCCCGCATTCGCGGATGCCGTGGAGCAGGTCGCCGACTGGGCCGCCCGCTGCGAGCTCGACGCCGAGCTCGCGCGCAGCCTGGCGCAGGCCATCCTCGTCGCCCCGATCGACTGGGTCGAGCAGGTCGACTCCGCCGTCGCGTCCGGTGCCTCGTGGATCCTCGACCTCGGCCCGGGGGAGCTCCTCACCCGCATGACCAGCTCGGGCCTGCGCGGTCAGGGCGTCGGCATCATCGCCGCCGCGACCCGCGGCGGTCAGCGCAACCTCCTCACCCCGGGCGCCGAGCCCGAGGTTCCGCGTGCCTGGTCGGAGTTCGCTCCGAAGCCGGCCGCGCTGCCCGACGGCCGCATCGCCGTCGAGACGGCCTTCACCCGCCTGACGGGCCGTTCGCCGATCCTGCTCGCGGGCATGACCCCCACGACCGTCGATCCGAAGATCGTCGCCGCGGCCGCGAATGCCGGCCACTGGGCCGAGCTCGCCGGTGGCGGTCAGGTCACCGAGCAGATCTTCGCCGACCACGTCGCCGAGCTCACCGAGCTGCTCGAGCCGGGTCGCGCCGTCCAGTTCAACTCGATGTTCCTGGACCCCTACCTGTGGAAGCTGCACGTCGGCGGCAAGCGCCTCGTGCCCAAGGCCCGTGCGGCCGGTGCGCCCTTCGACGGCGTCGTCGTCACCGCCGGTATCCCGGAGCTCGACGAGGCCGTGCAGATCATCTCCGACCTGCGTGAGGCCGGCATCGAGCACGTTGCCTTCAAGCCGGGCACGGTCGCGCAGATCCGTTCGGTGATCCGCATCGCCAACGAGGTCCCGGACTACCCGGTCATCGCCCACATCGAGGGCGGCCGCGCCGGTGGTCACCACTCGTGGGAGGACCTCGACGACCTGCTCCTCGACACCTACGCCGAGCTGCGCACGCGCCCGAACCTGGTGCTGTGCGTCGGCGGTGGCATCGGTACGCCGGAGAAGGCCGCCGACTACCTGACCGGTCGCTGGTCGACCGTCTACGGTTTCCCCGCGATGCCGCTCGACGGAATCCTCGTCGGCACCGCCGCGATGGCGACCCTCGAGGCCACCACGGCTCCCGAGGTCAAGCAGCTGCTCGTCGACACCCCCGGCACCCCCGACTGGGTCGCCGCCGGCACCGCGACCGGCGGTATGGCCTCCGGCCGCAGCCAGCTCGGCGCCGACATCCACGAGATCGACAATGCTGCGTCGCGCACGGGTCGCCTCCTCGACGAGGTCGCCGGTGACGCCGATGCCGTGGCCGCCCGCCGCGACGAGATCATCGAGGCCCTGAACGGAACGGCGAAGCCGTACTTCGGTGACCTCGACACCATGACCTACCTGCAGTGGCTCGAGCGTTACCTCGAGCTGGCCGTCGGTGCGGACAACGGCGCCGAGTTCGATTGCGGCACCGACCTCGCGGACGTCCTCGCCGAGGCGCACACCAGCCCGTGGCTGGACGTGTCCTGGCGTGAGCGTTTCCGCGACATGCTGCAGCGCGCCGAGGCACGCCTGCATCCCGTCTGCCGGGGCCCGATCCCGACCCTGTTCGACGACGACGCGGTGCTCGAGCGTCCGTACGCCGCGATCAAGTCGCTGCTCGCGCAGTACCCCGACGCGGGCGAGGTCGTGCTGCATCCCGCCGACGTACCGTTCTTCGTGTCGCTGTGCCGCACGCCCGGCAAGCCCGTGAACTTCGTTCCGGTCGTCGACCAGGACGTGCGTCGCTGGTGGCGTTCGGATTCGCTGTGGCAGGCCCACGATCCGCGGTACTCCGCAGACCAGGTCTGCGTCATCCCCGGCACCGTCGCCGTCGCCGGTATCACCCGCGTCGACGAGCCGGTCGGTGAACTCCTCGACCGCTTCGAGAAGGCCACGGCCGACGAGCTCGTCGCCGAGGGCGTGGAGCCGGTCGAGCTCGCCGCGCGTCGCCACCGCGACATCGCGCCGGGTCTGCTCGACGCCGTGCTGTCCTCGCCCGACGTCTCGTGGGCGGGTCGCCAGACCCGCAACCCGATCCACCGTCTCGGTGATCTGGACGAGTGGACCGTCGAGTCGGAGACCGCTGCCTCGCACGCCCCGACGGGTGCGACCCTGACGATCCTCGACGACGAGCACGTCGGCCTGCGGGTTCCGCTGGTGCGCGACAAGGCTGTCGAGATCCGCCTGACCGTGCCCTCCTCGGTCGTCTCCGGTGGCGCGCCCGTCGTCACCGAGGCCGACGCCGATGCGGCGATGTCCGCGCTGCTCGGTGTCGCCGCCGGTCAGGAACTGCCCGAGGTCAAGAAGGGCGCTGCCCGCATCACCCTCGGCTGGCTGCCGGAGAAGATCGCCGACCACGCCGGTGTCACCGGTTCGGGCCTGCCCGCGAACCTGACGCCGAGCGGCAACGGTGTGCCCGATGTGCTCGTGGGTGCCTGCTGGCCGGCCGTCTTCGCTGCGTTGGGCGCCGCCCGCACCGAGACCGATCTCTCGGTCATCGAGGGCATGCTCGACCTGGTCCACCTGGATCACGCGATCGACGTCAAGAACGGTCTGCCCACCGATCCCGCCTTCCTGGGCGTCAAGGCCGAGGTCACCGGTGTCTCCGACACCGACCTGGGTCGCGTCGTCGAGGTCGACGTGGTCATCACCGCCGACAGCGGTGACGGATCCGGCGACCGCGTGGTCGCCACCCTGGCCGAGCGGTTCGCGATCCGCGGCCGCACCGGCACCGCCGATCTCGCCGATCCGGTCCGCGCCGGTGGTGCTCTCACCGAAGCCGTCGCCGAGACGCCGCGCCGCCGCCGCCGCGACGCCGTGATCGTGGCGCCGACCGACATGAGCGCTTTCGCGAAGGTCTCCGGCGACCACAACCCGATCCATACCTCCGACAACGCCGCGCTGCTCGCCGGTCTCGGAAGCCCGATCGTCCACGGCATGTGGCTGTCGGCCGCTGCGCAGCAGGTCGTCACCGCGATCGAGCAGGACGCGAAGCTGCCGGTCCGTCGCCTGACGGCATGGACCACCCGCTTCCTGGGCATGGTCCGTCCGGGCGCGAAGATCGACGTGCGCGTCGACCGCATCGCCACGGACGGTGGAGCCGAGGTCGTCGAGGTCGGTTGCCGCGTCGACGGTGACCTTGTGATGGTCGCGACCGGCCGTATCGCCGCGCCGAAGACCGTCTACGCCTTCCCGGGCCAGGGCATCCAGCGTCCCGGCATGGGCCTCGACGCCCGTGCCCGCTCGAAGGCCGCCCGCGAGATCTGGGAGCGCGCCGACAAGCACACCCGCGAGGCTCTCGGCTTCTCGATCCTGGCCGTGGTCCGCGACAACCCGACGGTCCTCAAGGCCCGCGGCGTCACCCACAAGCACCCCGACGGCGTGCTGCACCTGACCCAGTTCACGCAGGTCGCGATGGCGACCCTCGGTGTCGCGCAGATCGCCGAGCTCAAGGAGGCCGGTGCGTTCGTCGACGACGCCTTCCTGGCCGGTCACTCGGTGGGTGAGTACAACGCGCTCGCCGCGGTCGCCGGTGTGCTGCCGCTCGAGGCCGTCCTCGAGGTCGTCTTCCAGCGCGGCTCCGCGATGCACGCCCTCGTGCCGCGCGACGAGCACGGCCGCTCGAACTACCGCATGGCCGCGATCCGGCCGTCGCAGTTCGGTGTGGACGACGCGGACCTGCAGGCCTTCGTCGCCGGTGTCGCCGAGGAGACCGGGGAATTCCTGGAGATCGTCAACCTCAACCTGCGCGGATCGCAGTATGCGATCGCCGGTACGGTCGCCGGCCTCGAAGCCCTCGAGTCCGTGATCGAGCGCAAGGTCGCCGAGTTCGGTGGCAAGCGCGCGTTCATCCTCGTCCCGGGCATCGACGTGCCGTTCCACTCGACCGTGCTGCGCGGCGGTGTCGACGACTTCCGTGAGCGCCTGCTCGCCCTGCTGCCGCAGGAGATCGACCCGGACATCCTCATCGGCCGGTACATCCCGAACCTCGTGCCCAAGCCGTTCGATCTGGGCCGCGAGTTCATCCAGGAGATCGCCGACCTGGTGCCGTCGCAGCCGCTCGCCGACGTCCTCGCGGACTTCGACAGCTGGTCGGCCAAGCCGGTCGAGCTCACCCGCGTGGTGCTCGCCGAGCTGCTGGCCTGGCAGTTCGCGTCGCCGGTGCGCTGGATCGAGACGCAGGACCTGCTGTTCGCCGACGAGGCCGACGGTGGTCTCGGTGTCGAGCGGTTCGTCGAGGTCGGTCTCGGTGGCGCGCCCACCGTCGCGAACCTCGCATCGCAGACGCTGAAGCTGCCCGGTCGTTTCGGTCAGCCCGTCGAGGTGCTCAACATCGAGCGCGAGGCGTCGGTCGTCTACT
This window contains:
- a CDS encoding HNH endonuclease signature motif containing protein — translated: MKYTREVLEEAVAKATSVAGVLRQFGLREDGGNHANISRRIKLYGIDTSHFRGMAHQKGIPPRNRLHWSEVLTVSPAGSNRREAARLRRALIESGRSHRCENCGTGPEWRKSPLALHVDHIDGNPNDSRPENLRFLCPNCHSQTPTWGRRIRHNRPIRALDAAPAESSIEVEAGTR
- a CDS encoding DUF3817 domain-containing protein; amino-acid sequence: MSTTPEQASGQATTPRVVSEADRKKIRSALLRYRVLAYATGIWLLILTGEMVAKYIIGVENVPAWIAIVHGWVYAVYLVLTFDLSIKVRWPIARTVWTLLAGTIPFLSFFVEHKRTQQVKADFGV
- a CDS encoding STAS domain-containing protein, yielding MCASIGTILHDDKVNDPMTAHPHMTISTTRNGSVAVLSVNGEVDMTSAPLLEQEALALLDTDISGLIVDLSGVDFLASMGIALLVELSKRAADNTGFAVVAHGSATARPLELLGLGEVLAIHPKLDDALVGLGTSPEGVSE
- a CDS encoding PP2C family protein-serine/threonine phosphatase, producing the protein MHRAQSESVEPPSLLLIEDDPGDALIVEELVVDSAPEMTVVWVQTLAQARDELATSAPDCVLLDLHLPDASGLEAVARIQEITDSVPIVVLTGLAEEQTGLAALSVGAQDYLVKGRVEPDLFGRAVRYAIQRKQTEIAAAELQASQLHAQENARLERGLLPSPLLRNGQEFDVVSRYRPGRSSALLGGDFYDVVQTDDGTVHVLIGDVSGHGPDEAALGVGLRIAWRTLVLSGVDGPRRLHQLEEILVAERTESRFFASMTNLTMCADRSTVEVMRAGHPGLLLRHGGTIDWVEAPGGPALGLLPGVATWPVHTMELPEDGAIVLFTDGLFEGHRGDGPERLGEEGLLELARERAHLPAAEFTDSLIDGAEKLADSRGGLSDDVAVVHVQWNRK
- a CDS encoding sensor histidine kinase codes for the protein MTNNDATGEAGDVRRSPSRGLTVQGWFLLVLGVMGLLVVVGTVVGSHFLRETTEYSNYVRDRIQPARVEAYRLQSALINQETGARGYILAADPEFLRPYEDGRRDEEAAAAELRALVGDEEDLMADLEAIERHAAEWRRVYAEPLISTVVPGEPRFVDPAAVAAGRDAFDRIRAAFAVQNADLTQAREDGIATLEDTRTTRDRILAGMVVVFLLTGVGLAVLLQMIVVRPIQRLRQASRKVVAGENFDVEIEPQGPADIRALGRDVEDMRERIVRELQVAHEREEQLENQTTELRRSNSELEQFAYVASHDLQEPLRKVASFCQLLEKRYGDQLDERGSHYIAFAVDGAKRMQVLINDLLTFSRVGRVSDAHVRTELDVTLDAALTNISQAVEESGAKISRPESLPTIVGDPTLMIMLWQNLIGNAIKFRHEDRPVEIRIDCEEIVDEGDEFWRFSVQDNGIGIAEEFADKVFVIFQRLHGRDVYTGTGIGLAICRKIVEYHGGEIWLDPQYRDGSRFCFTMPKADDSMSATEVALKGASA
- a CDS encoding HNH endonuclease, which translates into the protein MTRPVKYTKEMLEEAVRSCVNFADVMRYFGLKPNGGHHTHLTRRIRALGIDTSHFTGRPPVQGGPVVKRHWTTILVETPAGSPRTKPHLLRRALIESGRPHECEGCGTEPYWYGRPLVFHVDHIDGNPNDSRPDNVRFLCPNCHTQTPTWAGRRRFTFRREEPSS
- a CDS encoding response regulator, with protein sequence MSVSGRPIDVLLVEDDPGDELMTREAFEDNKIGNTLHVVRDGEEALDFLYRRGQYENAPRPDLILLDLNLPKYDGRQVLEQVKSDSDLTDIPVVVLTTSAAEEDILRSYKLHANAYVTKPVDLDQFIRAVRQIDEFFVQVVRLPRR